Part of the Methanobacterium paludis genome is shown below.
GAGGAAAATGTAGTATACATCGGAAACAAACCAGTAATGAACTATGTGTTAGCAGTTGTGACTCAGATGAATTCAGGAATCCCCGAAGTCATGTTGAAGGCCAGAGGAAGAGCTATAAGTAGAGCAGTGGATGTTGCAGAAATTGTAAGGAACAGGTTCATAACAGACTTGGAACTTGGAACTATAAACATTTCCACAGAGGAAATGACGAACAAAGAAGGATCAAACAGCAACGTTTCAGCCATAGAAATACAGCTTTGCAAAGTAAAAGAATAAAGAATCAAATGAATTTTTATTTTAATTTTTTAAGTCAATATACACCTTTAATTATCATTTGATAATTCATTCTTT
Proteins encoded:
- the albA gene encoding DNA-binding protein Alba; protein product: MSEENVVYIGNKPVMNYVLAVVTQMNSGIPEVMLKARGRAISRAVDVAEIVRNRFITDLELGTINISTEEMTNKEGSNSNVSAIEIQLCKVKE